One Dreissena polymorpha isolate Duluth1 chromosome 9, UMN_Dpol_1.0, whole genome shotgun sequence genomic window carries:
- the LOC127845833 gene encoding uncharacterized protein LOC127845833 isoform X1 encodes MTLVKGNFETSNPGFQTDRMFENFAGMANGAEGGTPNPEGESANKETLEETAKMFAEIQRLGATTQSDDTIPLLKAMIEPTLTEEEKPIALELLMAKPREEIPDDDTGLGDAKLSVRLKEMEEDARRGRGHASGEFRPLNIGNRLGGLEGSQGGLEGIGSH; translated from the exons ATGACGCTGGTTAAAG GTAACTTTGAGACTTCCAATCCAGGTTTCCAGACCGATCGAATGTTCGAGAACTTTGCTGGTATGGCAAACGGAGCAGAAG GTGGGACGCCAAACCCAGAAG GCGAATCTGCAAACAAGGAAACATTGGAAGAAACTGCAAAAATGTTCGCAGAAATACAGCGTTTAGGTGCAACAACCCAAA GCGATGATACAATACCACTTCTCAAAGCCATGATTGAACCTACCTTGACAG AGGAGGAAAAGCCCATCGCCCTTGAATTGTTGATGGCGAAACCTAGAG AGGAAATCCCGGACGACGACACAGGGCTAGGAGATGCTAAGCTGAGTGTTCGCTTGAAGGAAATGG AAGAAGACGCCAGAAGAGGCAGGGGTCATGCCTCGGGTGAGTTCAGACCACTGAACATTGGCAATAGGCTAG GAGGACTAGAGGGTTCACAAGGTGGCCTGGAAGGAATAG GCAGCCACTAA
- the LOC127845833 gene encoding uncharacterized protein LOC127845833 isoform X2, producing MTLVKGFQTDRMFENFAGMANGAEGGTPNPEGESANKETLEETAKMFAEIQRLGATTQSDDTIPLLKAMIEPTLTEEEKPIALELLMAKPREEIPDDDTGLGDAKLSVRLKEMEEDARRGRGHASGEFRPLNIGNRLGGLEGSQGGLEGIGSH from the exons ATGACGCTGGTTAAAG GTTTCCAGACCGATCGAATGTTCGAGAACTTTGCTGGTATGGCAAACGGAGCAGAAG GTGGGACGCCAAACCCAGAAG GCGAATCTGCAAACAAGGAAACATTGGAAGAAACTGCAAAAATGTTCGCAGAAATACAGCGTTTAGGTGCAACAACCCAAA GCGATGATACAATACCACTTCTCAAAGCCATGATTGAACCTACCTTGACAG AGGAGGAAAAGCCCATCGCCCTTGAATTGTTGATGGCGAAACCTAGAG AGGAAATCCCGGACGACGACACAGGGCTAGGAGATGCTAAGCTGAGTGTTCGCTTGAAGGAAATGG AAGAAGACGCCAGAAGAGGCAGGGGTCATGCCTCGGGTGAGTTCAGACCACTGAACATTGGCAATAGGCTAG GAGGACTAGAGGGTTCACAAGGTGGCCTGGAAGGAATAG GCAGCCACTAA
- the LOC127845833 gene encoding uncharacterized protein LOC127845833 isoform X3: protein MTLVKGNFETSNPGFQTDRMFENFAGMANGAEGGTPNPEGESANKETLEETAKMFAEIQRLGATTQSDDTIPLLKAMIEPTLTEEEKPIALELLMAKPREEIPDDDTGLGDAKLSVRLKEMEEDARRGRGHASGGLEGSQGGLEGIGSH from the exons ATGACGCTGGTTAAAG GTAACTTTGAGACTTCCAATCCAGGTTTCCAGACCGATCGAATGTTCGAGAACTTTGCTGGTATGGCAAACGGAGCAGAAG GTGGGACGCCAAACCCAGAAG GCGAATCTGCAAACAAGGAAACATTGGAAGAAACTGCAAAAATGTTCGCAGAAATACAGCGTTTAGGTGCAACAACCCAAA GCGATGATACAATACCACTTCTCAAAGCCATGATTGAACCTACCTTGACAG AGGAGGAAAAGCCCATCGCCCTTGAATTGTTGATGGCGAAACCTAGAG AGGAAATCCCGGACGACGACACAGGGCTAGGAGATGCTAAGCTGAGTGTTCGCTTGAAGGAAATGG AAGAAGACGCCAGAAGAGGCAGGGGTCATGCCTCGG GAGGACTAGAGGGTTCACAAGGTGGCCTGGAAGGAATAG GCAGCCACTAA
- the LOC127845833 gene encoding uncharacterized protein LOC127845833 isoform X4 has translation MTLVKGNFETSNPGFQTDRMFENFAGMANGAEGGTPNPEGESANKETLEETAKMFAEIQRLGATTQSDDTIPLLKAMIEPTLTEEEKPIALELLMAKPREEIPDDDTGLGDAKLSVRLKEMGGLEGSQGGLEGIGSH, from the exons ATGACGCTGGTTAAAG GTAACTTTGAGACTTCCAATCCAGGTTTCCAGACCGATCGAATGTTCGAGAACTTTGCTGGTATGGCAAACGGAGCAGAAG GTGGGACGCCAAACCCAGAAG GCGAATCTGCAAACAAGGAAACATTGGAAGAAACTGCAAAAATGTTCGCAGAAATACAGCGTTTAGGTGCAACAACCCAAA GCGATGATACAATACCACTTCTCAAAGCCATGATTGAACCTACCTTGACAG AGGAGGAAAAGCCCATCGCCCTTGAATTGTTGATGGCGAAACCTAGAG AGGAAATCCCGGACGACGACACAGGGCTAGGAGATGCTAAGCTGAGTGTTCGCTTGAAGGAAATGG GAGGACTAGAGGGTTCACAAGGTGGCCTGGAAGGAATAG GCAGCCACTAA